From the Kitasatospora viridis genome, one window contains:
- a CDS encoding ALF repeat-containing protein yields MQRILADPNIGRGVREGAQQALNGTPADVHQFLTVGRFKAQDDDDRVRVTQIIADPKSGPGVKAAASKAMDGSIEDVRQFLAVGRFKAQDDDDRVRVSQIMADPKSGPGVKAAASKAMDGSIEDVRQFLAVGRFKAQDDDDRVRVSQIMADPKSGPGVKAAASKAMDGSIEDVRQFLAVGRFKAQDDDDRVLVSQIMADPKSGPAVKAAASKAMDGTIDDVRQFLRSGRSDAAAKDKAAADAAAAAAADHTAGNSGAAQQPGTANPATAVTTAVTGAGTTSGAAGTTGTVATTDTTGTTAGTDAPGGATRLAYTGGGTELPWELGGSAAVLAAGAGLLYANRRRPSTEG; encoded by the coding sequence GTGCAGCGGATCCTCGCGGACCCGAACATCGGACGCGGCGTCCGGGAGGGCGCCCAGCAGGCGCTGAACGGCACCCCGGCGGACGTCCACCAGTTCCTGACGGTCGGTCGGTTCAAGGCGCAGGACGATGACGACCGTGTGCGGGTGACGCAGATCATCGCTGATCCGAAGTCGGGTCCTGGGGTGAAGGCTGCTGCCTCGAAGGCGATGGACGGGTCGATCGAGGATGTGCGTCAGTTCTTGGCGGTTGGTCGGTTCAAGGCGCAGGACGACGATGACCGTGTGCGGGTGTCGCAGATCATGGCTGATCCGAAGTCGGGTCCTGGGGTGAAGGCTGCTGCCTCGAAGGCGATGGACGGGTCGATCGAGGATGTGCGTCAGTTCTTGGCGGTTGGTCGGTTCAAGGCGCAGGACGATGACGACCGTGTGCGGGTGTCGCAGATCATGGCTGATCCGAAGTCGGGTCCTGGGGTGAAGGCTGCTGCCTCGAAGGCGATGGACGGGTCGATCGAGGATGTGCGTCAGTTCCTGGCGGTCGGTCGGTTCAAGGCGCAGGACGATGACGACCGCGTCCTGGTGTCGCAGATCATGGCCGACCCCAAGTCCGGTCCCGCGGTGAAGGCTGCCGCCTCGAAGGCCATGGACGGCACCATCGACGACGTCCGCCAGTTCCTGCGCTCCGGCCGGAGCGACGCCGCCGCGAAGGACAAGGCCGCCGCCGACGCGGCAGCTGCCGCTGCCGCCGACCACACCGCGGGCAACTCCGGTGCCGCGCAGCAGCCCGGCACCGCGAACCCGGCCACCGCCGTCACCACCGCGGTGACCGGTGCGGGCACGACCTCCGGCGCTGCCGGCACCACCGGCACTGTGGCCACCACGGACACCACCGGCACCACCGCCGGCACCGACGCCCCCGGCGGCGCCACCAGGCTCGCCTACACCGGCGGCGGCACCGAACTCCCGTGGGAGCTCGGCGGTTCCGCCGCGGTGCTCGCCGCCGGCGCCGGCCTGCTGTACGCCAACCGCCGCCGCCCGTCCACCGAGGGCTGA
- a CDS encoding LCP family protein: MTDVPVSGNKRAQPAAGGRAAARKSRKKPKRKGLRILAYTTAGVMVLAAGGIGYVYEMLNGNIKHAPLFAGTSGDAGHEKPDAFGRTPINILVLGSDTRATAEDCQIGGDCSDGGAGANADVEMVLHVSADRSNATVMSVPRDTVANLPGCTDTQNHTSMKPHRDIINSSLQYGPGCTVAAVHQLTGIPIDHFMMVDFGGVVSMSNAVGGVPVCVDNNVYDPDSHLKLKKGNHTLQGLPALEFLRTRHGFGDGSDLGRTVAQHMFIGSMVRQLKSAGTLTNPAAMLSLANAATKALTVDDGLNGITNLVNLGDDLNKVPTNRITMTTMQNSPDPTNPARVIVAPAAKNLFNAIINDASLTNGDGSKSSAAASATSTANPDDSSAPAPAPTSAAAPADGGAAKSEIAVHVKNGSGIAGRAGDVADALKAAGYNSGTAATNAVGTDETSEVTYTAGREADAQEVAASVGLPASAVKPGDGSGITLVIGKDWPSGTTFGGSGGGSGSGSPAAPAPVNTQAALSNSDAQTADDSSKCAQVSTQDTVKLNGVGMNPTQAYARSPSVPDSAN, translated from the coding sequence ATGACCGACGTGCCGGTGAGTGGCAACAAGCGGGCCCAGCCGGCCGCCGGGGGCCGGGCGGCTGCGCGAAAGAGCCGGAAGAAGCCGAAGCGCAAGGGCCTGCGGATCCTCGCGTACACCACGGCGGGCGTGATGGTGCTGGCCGCCGGCGGCATCGGCTACGTCTACGAGATGCTGAACGGCAACATCAAGCACGCGCCGCTGTTCGCCGGCACCTCCGGCGACGCCGGGCACGAGAAGCCGGACGCCTTCGGCCGCACCCCGATCAACATCCTGGTGCTCGGCTCGGACACCCGCGCCACCGCCGAGGACTGCCAGATCGGCGGCGACTGCTCCGACGGCGGGGCCGGCGCCAACGCCGACGTCGAGATGGTGCTGCACGTCTCCGCCGACCGCAGCAACGCGACCGTGATGAGCGTGCCGCGCGACACCGTCGCCAACCTGCCCGGCTGCACCGACACCCAGAACCACACCTCGATGAAGCCGCACCGCGACATCATCAACAGCAGCCTGCAGTACGGCCCGGGCTGCACCGTGGCCGCCGTGCACCAGCTGACCGGCATACCCATCGACCACTTCATGATGGTCGACTTCGGCGGCGTGGTGAGCATGTCCAACGCGGTCGGCGGCGTGCCGGTCTGCGTCGACAACAACGTCTACGACCCCGACTCGCACCTGAAGCTGAAGAAGGGCAACCACACCCTGCAGGGCCTGCCCGCGCTGGAGTTCCTGCGCACCCGGCACGGCTTCGGCGACGGCTCGGACCTGGGCCGCACGGTCGCCCAGCACATGTTCATCGGCTCGATGGTCCGCCAGCTCAAGAGCGCCGGCACGCTGACCAACCCGGCCGCGATGCTCTCGCTGGCCAACGCCGCCACCAAGGCGCTCACCGTCGACGACGGGCTGAACGGCATCACCAACCTGGTGAACCTGGGCGACGACCTGAACAAGGTGCCGACCAACCGCATCACCATGACCACGATGCAGAACTCCCCCGACCCCACCAACCCGGCCCGGGTGATCGTCGCCCCGGCGGCGAAGAACCTCTTCAACGCGATCATCAACGACGCCTCGCTGACCAACGGCGACGGCTCCAAGTCCTCCGCCGCCGCCTCGGCCACCTCCACCGCCAACCCGGACGACAGCTCCGCCCCCGCGCCCGCGCCCACCAGCGCGGCCGCGCCCGCCGACGGCGGGGCGGCGAAGTCCGAGATCGCGGTGCACGTGAAGAACGGCAGCGGCATCGCCGGCCGCGCCGGCGACGTGGCCGACGCGCTGAAGGCCGCCGGCTACAACTCCGGCACCGCCGCCACCAACGCGGTCGGCACCGACGAGACGAGCGAGGTCACCTACACCGCCGGGCGTGAGGCCGACGCCCAGGAGGTCGCCGCCTCGGTCGGCCTGCCCGCCTCGGCCGTCAAGCCCGGCGACGGCTCCGGGATCACCCTGGTGATCGGCAAGGACTGGCCCAGCGGCACCACCTTCGGCGGGTCCGGCGGCGGGTCCGGCAGTGGCTCGCCCGCGGCCCCGGCGCCGGTCAACACCCAGGCCGCGCTGTCGAACTCGGACGCGCAGACCGCCGACGACAGCAGCAAGTGCGCCCAGGTCTCCACCCAGGACACGGTGAAGCTCAACGGCGTGGGCATGAACCCCACCCAGGCCTACGCGCGCAGCCCCAGCGTGCCGGACTCCGCTAACTGA
- a CDS encoding UbiA family prenyltransferase — protein sequence MPTEALPPGVGRTEPPAEAAGAARRPVPARDLLLAAHPVPAFAVAGLATALAAATGRGPAGWLLVGAAVLCGQLCIGWSNDVIDLRRDLAAARTDKPLARGALAPASATAAACCAGAACVPLSLACGSAAGAAHLGGVAAGLAYNARLKRTRWSWLPYALAFGLLPAFVTLSLPGRPWPAWWLVAAAALLGVGAHLTNVLPDIDADLAAGVRGLPQRLGRTRSRVLAAAALLAASGVLVLGPSGPAGPIGWAGLAGGCALTAAALARAGNPVSRAPFLLTVALSAADLLLLLLRGAALH from the coding sequence GTGCCGACCGAAGCGCTGCCGCCCGGGGTGGGGCGGACCGAGCCGCCCGCCGAGGCAGCGGGTGCGGCTCGGCGTCCGGTCCCGGCCCGCGACCTGCTGCTGGCCGCACACCCCGTCCCGGCCTTCGCGGTGGCCGGCCTGGCGACCGCACTCGCCGCCGCCACCGGCCGGGGCCCGGCCGGCTGGCTGCTGGTGGGCGCCGCGGTGCTCTGCGGGCAGCTGTGCATCGGCTGGAGCAACGACGTCATCGACCTGCGGCGTGACCTGGCCGCCGCCCGGACCGACAAGCCGCTGGCCCGCGGCGCCCTGGCCCCGGCGTCCGCCACCGCCGCCGCCTGCTGCGCCGGCGCGGCCTGCGTGCCGCTCTCGCTCGCCTGCGGCAGCGCGGCGGGGGCGGCGCACCTGGGCGGCGTGGCGGCGGGCCTGGCCTACAACGCCCGGCTCAAGCGCACCCGGTGGTCCTGGCTCCCCTACGCGCTCGCCTTCGGCCTGCTGCCCGCGTTCGTCACCCTGTCGCTGCCCGGTCGGCCGTGGCCCGCGTGGTGGCTGGTCGCGGCCGCGGCGCTGCTCGGCGTGGGCGCGCACCTGACCAACGTGCTGCCGGACATCGACGCCGACCTGGCCGCCGGCGTGCGCGGGCTGCCCCAGCGCCTGGGCCGCACCCGCAGCCGGGTGCTCGCCGCCGCGGCGCTGCTCGCGGCCTCGGGCGTCCTGGTGCTCGGCCCGTCGGGCCCGGCCGGGCCGATCGGCTGGGCCGGGCTCGCCGGCGGCTGCGCCCTGACCGCCGCCGCGCTCGCCCGGGCCGGGAACCCGGTGAGCCGGGCGCCGTTCCTGCTCACCGTCGCCCTCAGCGCGGCCGACCTGCTGCTCCTGCTGCTCCGCGGCGCCGCCCTGCACTGA